The following proteins come from a genomic window of Nostoc sp. ATCC 53789:
- a CDS encoding aldehyde dehydrogenase family protein, giving the protein MKNLPSVKAISFKNADVLISQLSKHKEAWLQVEIPERIIYLRYCLDGVQKVAAKWIERVCLEKGIDPTKSLAGEEWLAGPMVIVRNLRLLIEALEAFGQPKPKRWITRPDGQVVAQVLPGSFIDNIFWMGFTGEVWIEPGKPTTQGLNYRKKHDKGSVALILEAGNNLSLSLTDTLYKLFVEDQVVIIKISQINEYDISFIEEAFRSLIEDGFFKVVYGDAELGSYLCHHPEIDTVHITGSDCTHDAIVWGKTFEEQLQRKASNQPLLKKPITSELGCVTPVLVVPGVWSKSDLIFQARHVASMVTHNASFNCDAAKVLVTAKGWKQRDTFLEILHQELAAIPTRKAYYPGARERYEAFLDQYPQAQALVYADEESIPWTVIPQVPPKTGEYALNHEAFCGLLAEVTLDAEDPGEFLAKAVNFANQKVKGTLSCVLLVHPKTEKAYSAEIDRAIANLRYGGIGVNVWTGIIYALGLTTWGAFPGNTLTDIGSGRGVVHNAYMFDHPQKSVVRSPFRIYPTPAWFVTHKNLLQLGQRVTAFEAYPTWGKLLDVVFAALKG; this is encoded by the coding sequence ATGAAAAATCTTCCATCTGTTAAAGCTATATCTTTTAAGAATGCTGATGTACTGATTTCTCAACTTTCTAAGCATAAAGAAGCTTGGCTTCAGGTTGAAATTCCAGAACGGATTATCTATTTACGTTATTGCTTAGATGGAGTTCAGAAAGTAGCGGCTAAATGGATCGAGAGAGTCTGTTTAGAAAAGGGAATTGACCCTACTAAATCTTTGGCAGGCGAAGAATGGTTAGCTGGGCCAATGGTTATCGTCCGAAATTTACGGCTACTCATCGAAGCTTTAGAAGCTTTTGGTCAGCCCAAGCCTAAACGTTGGATTACTCGCCCAGATGGACAAGTGGTAGCTCAAGTACTTCCGGGAAGCTTCATAGATAACATTTTCTGGATGGGTTTTACAGGTGAGGTCTGGATAGAACCCGGTAAACCGACTACTCAAGGATTGAACTATCGAAAAAAGCATGATAAAGGAAGCGTTGCATTGATTTTGGAGGCAGGAAATAATTTGTCTCTTAGCCTAACGGACACTTTATATAAGTTGTTTGTCGAAGATCAAGTTGTGATTATCAAGATAAGTCAGATTAATGAATATGATATTTCTTTCATAGAAGAAGCATTTCGGTCACTGATTGAGGATGGTTTCTTCAAGGTGGTTTATGGTGATGCTGAACTAGGAAGCTACCTTTGTCACCATCCGGAAATTGATACAGTACACATCACGGGATCAGACTGCACTCATGATGCAATTGTTTGGGGAAAGACATTCGAGGAACAATTGCAACGTAAGGCTAGTAATCAACCTTTGCTGAAGAAGCCCATAACTTCAGAACTAGGATGTGTCACTCCTGTTTTGGTAGTTCCCGGTGTCTGGTCTAAGTCCGACCTAATCTTTCAGGCTCGGCATGTGGCAAGTATGGTCACGCATAACGCCAGCTTTAATTGTGATGCAGCAAAAGTGTTAGTGACTGCCAAAGGGTGGAAGCAGCGTGATACTTTTCTGGAGATATTACACCAAGAGTTAGCAGCAATCCCTACTCGTAAAGCATACTACCCAGGAGCTAGAGAAAGATATGAAGCTTTTCTAGACCAATATCCTCAAGCTCAAGCACTTGTCTATGCTGATGAAGAAAGCATACCTTGGACAGTGATTCCTCAAGTACCTCCAAAGACAGGAGAATATGCCCTCAATCATGAAGCATTTTGTGGTTTATTAGCAGAGGTTACTCTAGATGCTGAAGATCCAGGAGAATTTTTAGCCAAAGCCGTAAATTTTGCCAATCAAAAAGTTAAGGGGACACTTTCTTGCGTACTATTAGTGCATCCTAAAACTGAAAAAGCTTATTCTGCCGAGATAGATCGAGCGATCGCCAACTTACGCTACGGTGGTATTGGGGTAAATGTTTGGACAGGAATTATCTATGCTCTAGGGTTAACAACCTGGGGAGCTTTTCCCGGCAACACTCTGACAGATATCGGCTCTGGTCGTGGAGTAGTTCATAATGCTTACATGTTTGATCATCCACAAAAATCTGTTGTTCGCTCCCCATTTCGGATTTATCCCACACCTGCTTGGTTTGTAACACATAAGAACTTACTACAACTTGGTCAACGAGTTACTGCTTTTGAGGCATATCCTACATGGGGTAAACTTTTGGATGTAGTTTTTGCGGCACTAAAGGGATAA
- a CDS encoding ATP-binding protein: MLSKGNTLDGMGKVAWMLIATPFTTVQSWWRKTFSAPTTDETTTLYRAWRNRFLWQRLRLWLWLALICLLSFTLRDIYGFLFSLKELESLPEILRTQRLVINIAMLLSILICFALHKTKLGRNRPDLLFLGSSWAISLASQLFATLRGFALPDAIGWSLLFLSQAILMPVCWIVHLLSQVGVLVYYFGVNTVLGLKTPVPEHPEIYSVTFLLYIFWFCAICDIGVYLYDRLQRSEFYARQELEFAYQKLKVAETKYRSIFENAVEGIFQSSPDGRYITANPALASIYGYSLAEEVTAHSTDIQQLYVDPNRRAEFVRLMEKYGSVSEFESQIYRRDGSIVWISEKAYAVRDEQGKLLYYEGLIEDITQRKQTEEELRVFFHAVSHDLRNPVLGTLMVLRNLLASPEENISISRSILERMIQSSDRQLNLINSLMEAHVSEVQGVVLQRQPVQLLTVVEAAIADLEPLLEQNQAKLTNLVSADLPLLNADPTQLWRVFSNLIVNSLKHNPPGLLLTINATRENEMIYCTVSDNGTGISQQQSDRLFDLYFRGANIRNSVSLGLGLYLCKQIINAHGGEIGVNSVLDAGSTFWFTLPIS, encoded by the coding sequence ATGTTGAGTAAAGGAAACACCCTCGACGGTATGGGCAAAGTTGCTTGGATGCTAATAGCTACTCCATTTACAACAGTGCAAAGCTGGTGGAGAAAAACCTTTTCTGCACCAACAACAGATGAAACCACTACTCTTTACAGAGCTTGGCGTAACCGTTTTTTGTGGCAGAGATTGCGTTTATGGTTATGGCTGGCGCTGATTTGTTTGTTGTCTTTTACTTTGCGAGACATTTACGGCTTTTTGTTCTCTTTAAAAGAGTTGGAAAGTCTGCCAGAAATACTTAGAACTCAACGCCTTGTAATCAATATTGCAATGCTCCTGAGTATACTGATCTGCTTTGCCTTACATAAAACTAAATTAGGTCGTAATCGTCCAGATTTATTATTTTTGGGGTCTTCTTGGGCAATTAGTCTCGCATCACAGTTATTTGCCACCCTGAGAGGTTTCGCATTACCCGATGCTATCGGTTGGTCACTGCTCTTCTTGAGCCAAGCTATATTAATGCCAGTCTGCTGGATTGTTCACTTGCTGTCTCAAGTGGGTGTGCTAGTTTACTATTTTGGTGTAAATACGGTGCTTGGGCTAAAGACACCAGTCCCAGAACACCCAGAAATATATAGTGTGACATTTCTTTTATACATTTTTTGGTTTTGTGCTATATGTGACATTGGTGTTTATCTATACGATCGCCTGCAACGTTCTGAGTTTTACGCCCGTCAAGAACTGGAATTTGCATATCAAAAACTCAAGGTTGCAGAAACTAAATATCGCAGTATTTTTGAAAACGCTGTTGAAGGAATTTTTCAAAGCAGTCCCGATGGACGTTATATTACGGCAAACCCTGCTTTAGCAAGTATTTATGGCTACTCCTTAGCGGAGGAGGTGACAGCACATTCCACTGATATTCAACAATTGTATGTCGATCCAAACCGCCGCGCCGAATTTGTGCGCCTGATGGAAAAGTATGGTAGCGTTTCCGAGTTTGAATCCCAAATTTATCGCCGAGACGGGAGTATTGTCTGGATTTCGGAAAAAGCCTACGCAGTGCGTGACGAACAGGGAAAACTGCTTTATTACGAAGGTTTGATTGAAGACATTACCCAGCGTAAACAAACTGAAGAAGAACTACGAGTATTTTTCCATGCAGTTTCCCACGACTTACGTAACCCAGTACTGGGTACTTTAATGGTGCTGAGAAACTTGCTTGCAAGTCCAGAGGAAAATATTTCGATTTCCCGCTCAATTTTAGAGCGGATGATTCAAAGTAGCGATCGCCAACTCAACTTAATTAATTCGTTGATGGAAGCTCATGTCAGCGAAGTGCAAGGTGTTGTTTTGCAACGTCAGCCTGTACAATTACTGACAGTTGTCGAAGCTGCGATCGCAGATTTGGAACCATTGCTAGAGCAAAATCAAGCCAAGCTGACCAATCTAGTATCCGCAGATTTGCCATTATTGAATGCAGATCCCACCCAACTATGGCGAGTTTTTTCTAACTTAATTGTCAATTCTCTCAAACACAATCCTCCTGGATTGCTATTGACAATTAACGCTACCCGTGAAAATGAGATGATTTATTGTACTGTCAGTGATAACGGTACAGGCATTAGTCAACAACAAAGCGATCGGCTTTTTGACCTTTACTTTCGGGGCGCAAATATCCGCAATTCTGTAAGTTTGGGATTGGGCTTATATTTATGTAAGCAAATCATCAATGCTCACGGCGGCGAAATTGGTGTGAACAGTGTATTAGATGCAGGTTCAACTTTCTGGTTTACATTACCTATTAGCTAG
- a CDS encoding VOC family protein, translated as MSIKKNSNSLFTQIRQICLITNDFEKTVCGLSKELGIGPFKCWDHKPPRLFDIKLYGKEVYFTMKLAIAWIGNTQLEVIQPLEGQNIYKEYFDTYKEGVQHLLLETGNLNLNKAVNRLATVDYSVIQESKLNIPVQIGFLKLPSIPRILSDLFIPRFVYLNTQDSAKTVLEILQLPPFLSSKAGISIVKPDYWIPAENTNINTSLSNSFIDQIYKIGIITHDLDKTVRNYVERLGIAPWKMYNLQSPRLSETKIHGENVNLSMRVAVTYVGNTLLEIVQPLDGISIYHDLLYKHGEGVHYIGVASEKLKFSELIKHFNKLGYSIAMEGKLENAYHFAYLDTKSVAKMMIEVISIPVNQISVALENLQPDEIYPNLNKK; from the coding sequence TTTGTGGGCTTTCAAAAGAGCTTGGTATTGGCCCATTTAAATGTTGGGATCATAAACCACCACGTCTTTTTGATATTAAACTTTATGGTAAAGAAGTGTATTTTACAATGAAGTTAGCTATTGCTTGGATTGGTAATACTCAGCTAGAGGTTATTCAACCTTTAGAAGGACAAAATATTTATAAGGAGTATTTTGACACTTATAAAGAAGGTGTTCAACACCTCTTACTTGAGACTGGTAATTTAAATCTAAATAAAGCTGTAAACCGATTGGCTACAGTTGATTATTCCGTAATACAAGAAAGTAAGCTTAATATTCCTGTGCAAATTGGCTTTCTTAAACTCCCTTCTATTCCTCGTATTTTATCGGATTTATTTATTCCTAGATTTGTATATTTAAATACACAAGATTCTGCGAAAACAGTACTTGAAATACTACAGCTACCACCTTTCTTATCATCTAAAGCAGGTATTAGCATCGTTAAGCCAGACTACTGGATTCCAGCAGAAAATACTAATATTAATACTTCGTTGTCAAATAGTTTTATCGATCAAATTTACAAAATTGGTATTATCACTCATGACCTTGATAAAACAGTTCGTAATTATGTCGAACGTCTAGGAATTGCTCCTTGGAAGATGTACAATCTCCAATCTCCAAGACTATCAGAGACAAAAATACACGGCGAAAATGTGAATTTATCTATGCGAGTAGCGGTCACGTATGTTGGTAATACTTTATTAGAGATTGTGCAACCTTTAGATGGAATAAGCATATACCATGATCTACTTTATAAGCATGGTGAAGGCGTTCATTATATTGGGGTTGCTAGCGAAAAATTAAAATTTTCTGAATTGATAAAACATTTTAATAAATTAGGCTATTCCATTGCGATGGAAGGCAAGCTAGAGAATGCATATCATTTTGCCTATTTGGATACAAAATCTGTAGCTAAGATGATGATCGAAGTGATATCAATTCCAGTAAATCAAATTTCGGTAGCTCTTGAGAATCTTCAACCAGATGAAATTTATCCTAATTTGAATAAGAAATAA
- a CDS encoding PAS domain S-box protein, which yields MAMIALNIMSIAYISKVQRVDEIVKSPDFQPEKIALLETIAANLPGMIFQILQRQDGSVFIPYISSGCEYLYELKPEAVQADFQVLYKLIHPQDIKAFTESITVCNTTFKPWHWEGRIITPSGKLKWIQGTSQPELQETGDFLWNGLFMDITDRKQAEEKLQESEARYKAILDAIPDLMFRISRDAEYLDLKSEGANITLSREEIVGKRVQELLPSDVAAISLEAIAKTLDSGTLQTCEYQLATPLGVRDYEARLVVSGEDEVLAIVRDITERKQAEVRLQNLAQKFAKAFSCSPDSITISTLQEGRFIEVNDSFVELSGYEREEAIGKTSFELNLWVDDRDRLNLLHQLQSTGVVRNLEFEFRQKSGKIITTLLSAEIIDLDNIPSILAVHHDITERKQVEAQFRLSAQRDRLLAETLVRIRSSLNLEEILQTTVTEVRQFLQADRVFIGLNNAKLGVRTLAESVDPQYPSVLGWSTNDEAYLQELRNLLKDNLVRVVEDITQIAVSPKVKAHYQKFQTKASLAVPLMLGNELFGALIANQCSGSRHWQPIEIDLLQQMSEQVAIAIQQSQIYQKLAELNTNLEQQVEERTAQLQQKMQEFEKLDRVKDVVLHTVAHDLRTSVMGNLMVLKNLLNQRVGRGEQGAGEQGSRGEELITNAQFPMPNSQFPIPVSRSIIERMIQGNDRQLAMINSLLEINSCEKQGIDIKHEPVQLSTVLGGTVTHLEPVLTQNQATLKNLVPTDLPLVMADGTLLQKVLVTLITHSLQNNPPGLNFILSASIEGGMIRTQIQDDGVVMSKLECDRLFDLHVRDPQDCCSTSIGLKMYLCRKVIKAHGGKIGVISNRKRGLTFWFTLPLFTSSATNRP from the coding sequence ATGGCTATGATTGCCTTGAATATTATGTCAATTGCTTATATATCAAAGGTTCAAAGAGTGGATGAAATTGTCAAATCACCAGATTTCCAGCCAGAGAAGATCGCTCTATTGGAAACAATTGCTGCCAATTTACCTGGGATGATTTTCCAAATTCTGCAACGGCAGGATGGCTCTGTGTTTATCCCTTATATTAGTTCTGGTTGTGAATACTTGTATGAATTAAAACCAGAAGCTGTACAGGCAGACTTTCAGGTGCTATACAAATTGATTCATCCACAGGATATAAAAGCTTTTACAGAATCTATTACTGTTTGTAATACCACTTTTAAACCTTGGCATTGGGAAGGTCGCATCATTACGCCTAGTGGCAAACTGAAGTGGATTCAAGGTACTTCGCAACCCGAACTACAAGAAACAGGCGATTTTCTTTGGAATGGCTTATTCATGGACATTACAGACCGAAAACAAGCCGAAGAAAAATTGCAAGAGAGCGAGGCTCGGTATAAAGCAATTTTAGATGCTATTCCCGATTTGATGTTTCGCATTAGCCGCGATGCCGAGTATCTAGATTTGAAAAGTGAGGGAGCAAATATCACTCTTTCGAGAGAAGAAATAGTTGGGAAACGCGTGCAAGAGTTATTGCCTAGTGATGTTGCAGCAATTAGCCTGGAAGCGATCGCTAAAACTTTAGATTCTGGAACTTTGCAAACTTGCGAATATCAACTAGCAACGCCTTTGGGAGTCAGAGATTATGAGGCGCGGTTGGTAGTGAGTGGTGAAGATGAAGTACTAGCAATTGTCCGAGACATCACAGAACGCAAACAAGCAGAAGTCAGGTTACAAAATCTTGCTCAAAAATTTGCTAAAGCTTTTAGTTGCAGTCCCGATTCCATTACCATTAGTACGCTGCAAGAAGGGCGGTTTATCGAAGTTAACGACAGTTTTGTCGAACTCTCAGGTTATGAGCGAGAGGAGGCGATTGGTAAAACTTCTTTTGAATTAAATCTTTGGGTAGACGATCGCGATCGCTTAAATTTGTTACATCAGTTGCAAAGCACAGGAGTTGTTCGCAACTTAGAATTTGAATTTCGGCAAAAGTCTGGCAAGATAATTACAACGCTGCTTTCAGCCGAAATCATCGATTTAGATAATATCCCTTCGATCCTAGCAGTCCATCACGACATTACAGAACGTAAGCAAGTAGAAGCGCAATTTCGCCTATCAGCACAACGCGATCGCTTGTTGGCAGAAACTCTAGTGCGAATTCGGTCTTCCCTTAACTTAGAAGAAATTCTGCAAACCACGGTAACGGAAGTTAGGCAATTTCTGCAAGCAGATAGAGTTTTCATTGGTTTAAATAATGCCAAGTTAGGAGTCAGAACCCTTGCCGAATCAGTAGATCCTCAGTATCCATCAGTCTTAGGTTGGTCTACTAATGATGAAGCTTATTTACAAGAATTGAGAAACTTACTAAAAGATAATCTTGTACGTGTTGTTGAAGACATTACACAAATAGCAGTATCTCCTAAAGTTAAAGCACACTATCAAAAATTTCAAACAAAGGCTAGCTTGGCAGTACCACTGATGCTAGGCAATGAATTATTTGGTGCGTTAATTGCCAATCAATGCTCAGGTTCGCGTCATTGGCAGCCAATAGAAATTGATTTGCTACAACAGATGTCAGAACAAGTAGCGATCGCCATTCAGCAAAGCCAGATATACCAAAAACTCGCAGAACTTAACACTAATTTAGAACAACAGGTAGAAGAACGAACAGCACAGTTGCAGCAGAAAATGCAAGAATTTGAAAAATTGGATCGTGTCAAAGATGTTGTTTTGCATACAGTTGCCCATGATTTACGAACTTCGGTGATGGGTAACTTAATGGTGTTAAAGAATTTGTTAAATCAGCGAGTGGGGAGGGGCGAGCAGGGAGCAGGGGAGCAGGGGAGCAGGGGAGAAGAATTAATAACCAATGCCCAATTCCCAATGCCCAATTCCCAATTCCCAATCCCAGTATCTCGCTCAATAATCGAGCGGATGATTCAAGGCAACGATCGCCAACTAGCGATGATTAACTCATTGCTAGAAATTAATTCCTGCGAAAAACAGGGTATTGACATCAAACATGAACCTGTGCAACTTAGCACCGTGCTGGGAGGAACAGTTACCCACCTGGAACCTGTGTTGACACAAAATCAAGCGACTCTGAAGAACTTGGTTCCCACAGATTTACCGTTAGTAATGGCAGATGGGACTCTGTTGCAGAAAGTTTTGGTAACTTTAATCACACATAGCTTGCAAAATAATCCACCAGGATTAAATTTTATTCTTAGTGCCAGCATTGAAGGGGGAATGATTCGCACTCAGATTCAAGATGATGGTGTAGTAATGAGTAAACTAGAGTGCGATCGCCTTTTCGATCTCCATGTCCGTGATCCTCAAGATTGTTGTTCTACCAGCATTGGCTTAAAAATGTATCTTTGTCGGAAAGTTATTAAGGCACATGGCGGCAAAATCGGTGTTATTAGTAACCGCAAGCGCGGGTTAACTTTCTGGTTTACATTACCTCTCTTCACTTCATCCGCAACAAATCGCCCATAA